From a region of the Alnus glutinosa chromosome 1, dhAlnGlut1.1, whole genome shotgun sequence genome:
- the LOC133860286 gene encoding uncharacterized protein LOC133860286: MDCAHHFVGDKLFEVDAPNAKQFVVDLGKKTCGCRQWEMIGIPCAHAVCAILFDCGDLEDYVDEYYSLERYKKVYAPLIYPMPSEEQWVRTEGHDILEPPRARVAPGRPRKLRRRSPDDS; encoded by the coding sequence ATGGATTGTGCTCACCATTTTGTTGGTGACAAATTGTTTGAAGTGGATGCTCCTAATGCCAAGCAGTTTGTTGTAGACTTGGGGAAAAAGACTTGTGGTTGTAGACAATGGGAAATGATTGGTATCCCATGTGCCCATGCAGTTTGTGCTATATTATTTGATTGTGGGGACCTTGAGGATTATGTCGATGAATACTACAGTTTAGAGAGGTACAAAAAAGTATATGCCCCACTTATATACCCTATGCCTAGTGAGGAACAATGGGTTCGTACTGAAGGGCATGACATATTGGAACCTCCAAGAGCAAGAGTAGCCCCAGGTAGACCCAGGAAGTTAAGAAGGAGGAGTCCTGATGATAGTTGA